Below is a genomic region from Raphanus sativus cultivar WK10039 chromosome 4, ASM80110v3, whole genome shotgun sequence.
GATTTATTTTTCGACTTTGTTTGTGGATTTTGTGTAAATTTGTTCATGTATTGattatcaaattttttattcaaaGCTTTTTCTGGGAGATGATTTTGCTTTCTGTTGTTAGattttgtttcaatttattctttttattgattttgttttgatttctcTCCGTTGGATCATCTTCCTTATGCTTGATCCTTCGCTTGCTCTTCAATTTCTAGGGTTCTTCACGGAAAAATATAAGACATTAATGGCCATTGTTTGAATTTCGCAGTTACTAGCGTTAGATGTATTGTTCTCAAATTTTACTGATGATCACATCTTTGCCAGCTTCATTTGGATCCCCCTCGAGTTGGGGTAGTTAAAAAATCTTTGTTCCTCTTGGATTTGATAACAAGTCACCAGCTTGATGTGTTTaaggagaattttttttttttggacaacaggAGATTTTCTTCAACAGATTCATACAAAGGGTTGAGTTTTCTTTTAGGATTTGATGAGTCAATACTAAGTTTGAATCAGTAAGAACAATGATTTATCTATTGGCGTTGTTTAGGCTTCGTTGAAGCTAGAGCATATAGCTAATTGTAAGTTGATGCTTCTTTTTTGTCAGGGGTTTGAAAGGATGAAACAGTGGTAATgatgaaactatatataatcatatatttttgaaaatcttaaacctaaatattaaaaaatatttttatactgacacataacattattttattatttatttctatttaacatttaaattttcttattaagtattttgaatggaataaaataaattaaatatagtcTTTTCATAAAAAATCCTGACAATCTCTAATATgttcaaataataatttatcttttaaataaatataaattcattgACATGTTTAAAGTAACCTTAATGAACCTTAAtgctgtttttattttaaagtaaattaatagttaaaataaatttgtattataaatttatttatttgcccgcccgtagggcgggtttaccctagtatactatatataattcGGATGCCATTTACTAATTTATTGTGATTATGAATTTATTGGCCACtagattttctttttggctAATCCACTCGAAAATTTCATATCGACATTTAGACTAATTTTATGTGTATATAAAAAAGCTATCTCAACTAAATACATATTTCTGatgaacagaaaataaaaaccaaagaTGTATAAACCGAACCGACCAAATTCTTCACTTTCCATATAGCTTATCTTGAAACTAAAAAAACGTGTAGAAAATCTCTTGTTTCACATTTGGAGGAAATCATGAAATCATGCATGGCTTAGAGCAAAGGGGTTGTTGATATTTCGATAAATGATCATTGATTACAGGACAAGCTTCGCAGATGCTGAGTTAAGGGCACCTCCATTGCACAACTCTTAACAGAGTTTGTTAGCAATGGGGTCCCACCAAGCCCCCATTTTCTTTAAAACTCCCACTCTCTCACTTCTTAAACCTCTTGTTTAAGAGGTAACTCTTACACTGTTTCGCGGGTCCCACGCACACGTGGTGACCCGCGATTGgtcagtctttttttttttttttttttttaaaaaatcgattaatattaaaaaaaaaaaaaaaaaaagttatgaacCCCAAAATTGGGGTTCAGGGATGGAGATGGTCTAAGGATCATTATTTTGGAACCACCAACGGTAAATCATTGATGTTTGAACGATTATGTTGATAGACCCTGGGAAAATTGTCTGAGAGAATATCATCAGTAGCAAAGGGTGATAATTTTGCAATACATTTACttgttttttgtgtgtttttttaaaCATTCCACATACAACATACATACTAATAAACAACTGGTTCTAATAGTTATTTCTTATGTTTGCATACATCAAAAAGAAACCGGCAGTCAAAACGTTTTCGACTAGATTTCTAATCATTCTTTTTTTAACAgcttaaatttattaatttaaacgATTGAAagttgataataataataagaaaaaaacaaataatgaaaatgGTTAGAAGATAATAGTACATCGGATGATTTTTCTTCTAAGGTCCTCCAGATCAGTAGAGTATCAACTCTACGAATTTTCTCGGGAGCTTTAAATTTTCGTCGCATTATAAATTCTAGGCTCTTTTGTTGTATTACATTGACCATATCTCCGATTAAATCTATAGATATTTTCCAATATAGAATCCAATGTATTAATTCAAtcatagaaataaaaaattgggATGGCCAATTTTCAACTATTGAAAGAATATCGCCATACAATAAAAGAACACATCTTCCACTCCAAACTGACATTCTTTCCACGGTGGTTTCTATGATTTCAACAATTGTTCAGATTTATCTATATGTCAgatatcaaatatattatatcgAAATATAACTTAACAGCTTCATCTGTTTCTGAACGCAATCTTCTACTTATGAACTCCATATGTGTTGTCTTCAATAAATCTGATATTTTCATGGATCTCAAATTTTTCTACGCAAACACTCTTTACAGCgataaccaatcaaaattccAATCAAAATTTGACAATATCTTGTCAAACTGACATCGCAGTGGAATTTGACAATAATCATTCTTTCTTATGTAACCTCAAGTTCAATTTTTGTTGGGCGAGcggaaaattaataaattataaacaagaaaataagagtttttattcaaaaattaataCATATAAACTAGCTATTCCAATCGTGAACCAACGGTCAACAATACACGTTGACTTAGGGGAAACGTCGCCCACCCAAACTAATATACAAAACATTCAAATAATAATCAAGACCCTCggaaatatatatagaaaaacaagaaaaaagttCTCAAGGTGATTGCTTTTAAAACtgatactagatcttgacccgtgcgactgcacgggtattaattttctgttttatttttatatttatttatactaaatgatgtatttgtaatttgattatttaaaattaactacGTTAGGGATGTGTATTTAGATACCCACTGATTCGGTTAAAAATCTATTTGGATTTGAGATTTCCGAATTTGATTCGGGTCTTtacgggttcggttcagatacggataacccgtttgattttttttttaatttttaaaatttatatatactttaaaattctcaaaacatataaatttaagtaaTGCAAgccaaaatacataaactaaaaaaaaaacttgttgaatttcaatatttaaatggagaataaatatatattttaaatatttttggtgttttgattattgtttatctactttatatgtttattttgactattttttatattttcaaatagtttagacaattttatattgacaaaaaaaactttaaaatagcattaattgttaaaataaaaaacaaaatacattaatctaactgaaaaatataaacattaaaataggaaataaaaaaacatattaatttaactgaaaaagacaaacattaaaataggaaagaaacaaaacaacattaatttaactgaaaaagacaaagattaaaataggaaattcaatttaattctcaatggcatgccattgtaaataacttcaaaaacttTGGGGTATTTTAAAAgagtacttctcttttaataatatagatatatcaCAATAGCTACAATCTTGAGTTGATGTTTGACGCGGTGCCCGCAGCCCGTCCTTGATTCCGTCTTCTTAGCAAAGAAAAAAACCTAAATCgtcatacatttatatattcCCTATATATTGTTTCTCGAAGGTGCATGGCAAAGTGATCAAACGTCCCTTACAAACCTTAAACGAGATCATAATCTTGAAAATTGAGCTATATCATTCTCTATCTAGACCGAGTTCTATCTGAACATGGAGATGAGTGATTGAAAGACAACTTCATCACAAGGGATAGTGAGACCCATGTCGTGCTCGAACCCGAACTCTTCCTCGGCTAATTGGAGGAGTGTCTGAAACTCAGGATGAGCTAGCCATGAGATTGGCACCACGTAGCGACTCCGTTGTTGCCCAACGTAGACCGGGAAGTGGCCTTTTGGCACGTCTTTGAAGTAGCAATTACCTTGATTCTTCTTTCCAATACTTGAGCATCTCTTCAAGATTGTCTTTAGAGATGCTACTTGAGACGCTGCCACTTTGTTCTTCTTTATCGCCATGATTGGAGTTTATTGAAACCTAACTTGGCTAGAGGGAGAGAGACAGgaaaaaggagagaagagagagtttGGTGTGTTTGAAGAAAGGTGTGGATGTGAAGGTAATGGGAGAAATGGAGGGGTATATAAGGGcacagtgagagagagagagagagagagagagagagagagagagagagattggaaGAGTTTATTAAGATCAACTTTATCGTGTAGAAACCGTAGGAGTTTTAtaaggaaaaataataatatttaatatataattacatttattgttgGCAATGGCGCAAGCATAAATGTATGGACGGATCCTTGGCTCTCCCCTACAACCCCGCTAAAGCCAATGGGACCTCCTACTCTAGATAACCAAAGCCTCACAGTCCAAGACCTCTTGCTGCCGGATACTAACGAATGGAATCTCGCCCTAATTCGTTGCCACTTACCTCATTATGAAGATGTTATCAGACAAATTATTCCCAGTGCTTTAAAACCTCCTGACAGGTTGGTATGGCTGGGTGAATCTAATGGTAGATACTCAACTAAGTCAGGATATAAGCTGTTGAACCATCACGAACAAGCTGTGAATCATCAGGGTTTTGACTGGATGAAACATGTCTGGAAATTAGATGCTCCTAGTAAAATCCACCACTTCATTTGGAGGGCATTGAATAATGCACTTCCTGTTGCTGAGCTTCTTATTCACAGAGGAATGGAGGTTAATCCAGCTTGCAAAGTTTGTGGAGAGCTTGAAACAATTAACCATGTTTTTCTCTCCTGTCCCTTTGCAAAGTGTGTGTGGGAACAAGCTCCAATCCTTCCCACCAGCCTCTGTTTAACCCCGCCAACTTCACTTCAACTCCTGCTCCCTGAAGTACCCAAAACAATCAACCTGCCCCCGTCAGGTCTCACATGTTCTCCCCTGTCCCCCTGGATTCTTTGGAACCTGTGGACAGCAAGGAACAGACGTGTATTCGAGGATAAAATTTATACTCCTGAGGAGACACTCTCAAAAGCTATTAGGGATGCAAAAGAGTGAGAGCGGCTAAGAAAAAGCCTGCTGAAATTGTAGTGATTAAAAAGACCCCTCTGGTCTTGTGTGATTCTGCTGTTCCGAGCTGTTCAGTTGATGGTGCTTGGAATGCTAACTCTAAATCTGCAGGTTTTGGCTGGTTCTTGCAAGATACACATGCTGAAGTGGAACTCCAAGGAGCAGCATCTCGTCGGCACGTTGGTTCGGCTCTGGCAGCAGAGGCCCTGGCCATGCGAGAAGCGCTCAAAGCTGCATCAGTTGCAGGATTTTCGAAGATCAGGATGCTATCGGACTTTAGTATCTTTGTGGCTGCCCTGCGTTCAGGGACGGTTTTGAATGAGATAGCGGGACTAATCCACGAGATCAGTCACCTCATTTCTCTCTTCTCAACCTTATCTTTTGTTGTAATTCCTAGATCAGCAAACTTGATAGCTGATGGCTTGGCCAAGAATGCTCTTTCTATTTTATTGTCTCAAGACTCTGTTTGAACCGCTCAGTTTAATCAAATGAAAaccgttgaccaaaaaaaaaatatataattacattttgatttttttctaaaactaaactaataaataaatgcAAAATGTGAGGTTTTCACTATGTTCTCAACGGTTCTAAAATGAGAACGctactctctttctcttcttatttctttttttttttaattatgagatatctTCCTAGTTAAGATGCTCTAaactaataaagaaaaatatcctATATAAATGTATTCTTACATAAATTTCTAGGTTTACCTTCCAGGACCTTTTAGAATATTTGTGGCTAAGTTATACGTATTATGTACATAATGACGACTAATTCATGCATAAACACATTAATCAGCATATTAATCCAAACCATAAACAGTCAACATATACAATACAATCCGcgtaaatataaatacaaatgtttttcaCTCACTGAACGTCCATTCTGGATGGCACAGAGTAACCAAATAGTCCGAGATTAATTATATATGCATCGATAGAGAACTGAACTCAGGACTAATCCTCCAAAGACTTACTACAACACTATCATTCATCAAACCAAGAAGTGTTTGACCAAAGTCCCATGGCACTGTCTTGTGTGGTTTCCACAGGCCATTCCTCGGCAATCCCTCCTAATTTGGTTAGCATTTAAAGAGAGATTATCTACATGAGCCAGGATGAAAGGCTGGAGAACTGAACATGGCTGTGTTTATTGCGGAGAAAAGGATGACAGCAGAGATCACTTATGCTTCACATGTCTGTATCAATTCACTGGATGAATGTTTCAGACATCTATTTATGTGTCTTGGAAGGAGAGGAATTCTAGAAGACATGGACGCATTTATGCATCAGTGGAAATGACTACTAAGGTTATTGGGAAACGGGTTAAAATCGAATTTCTTCACTGAAATACAAGAGTAATCACAAGCTGCATacgtgttcaaaaaaaaaaaaaaaaatcacaagctGCATGCTCTGCTCAGTAGATGGTTTGCTGTCTATATACCAATTAGGAAATCACATTCTTTTATTCATTACACCTTAGACTAGCATAATCATAATGTAAATCCAAGTTTCaattttgattaataaatttgatattaatCAAAGAAATGtttgaccaaaagaaaataacaaaaatgtttctttttgtaaCGGTATTTTGAAAGCAAATATCTTTTTTGAATGAAAATTGAAAGCAAATAGCACGTGGGGTGCAGGAAATAAGTGCATATTTAGAGACAAAGCCATACGGGAAATATGGGGAAATTACAATGGGAAATAAtgcatacaaaataaaattgaaagtCTTGTATATATACCTGCTATGACATTGCCCTACATTgtctctcttttgtttctttatctAGGTAGACACAATTTACaaaaagtgattttgccacatgtcttctctacaatcattcgtacaaaaataatatgacatgtctactaaaattgatgatatgtcttatagattaatatgacatgaacaattatatttaatgttaatttataattttggtaaaaaatttaaaatatagtaataactcatatattacatttatttttgatttatatttttggacttttttaaaaaatgataataactcataaatcatcattaaaataaatatattcaattatggcattttaaatttcaaaatatcatttaaattaaaaatatttcaaaaatatatacatatttttagaaaattataaaaattaaatcataaaatcaaattaaatcgtaaaatcattggtttcttatatatatctacagattttataaaaaaactaattttaatttttgacaattataaaattttacatctcctagactatatttgagaagtgattttgccacatgtcttctctacaatcattttcacaaaataatatgacatggctactaaaattaaTTACATGTCTTacagattaatatgacataaaattatatttaatgttaatttatatttttggtaaactttttaaaatatggtaataactcatatattatatttttattgtcgatttatatttttagactttttaaaaatatggtaataactcataaatcatcataaaaataaatatattcaattatggcatttcaaattttgaaatatcatttaaactaaaaatatttcaaaatatatacatatttgtagaaaattataaaaattaaatcataaaatcaaattaaatcgtaaaatcattagtttcttatatatatctacagattttataaatattgtttaattttaatttttgacaattatgaaattttacatatttatttaatatatttaattaaaataaatagatagaaaaatctacctaagattataattttaaatatatgcatgcacatttttaaatataattcaaaataaacaaaattgtttttatcttaattttaatgttcagttaaatcaaatttatattaaaatattgataaaaaaaaaaatttataatattaataaaaaataaatataatttatatttatttgttaaaaaaatattttaaatttttttactgcacatggtgcaggaaaacacctagtttataTATACAAGTAGCGTCCGTCATCTCGAATCTCTTCCCTTCATAGACACTCTTCTTTAGATTTTGTCTCTACTGAAACCTCCAATTTTAATACAACCACAGCTACTATGTACATATAAATCAAAGACAATTAAAAAAGTATGTTAATATCTTATTTATATACCCGTTTTGTCATAATTGTTTGATTCCGCTGCAAAAGGATTATGGAAGATGTGGAAGATGTGTTCAGGTATATGGACCTAGTGACGATCTGAATTTCAATCTGTAATGACGGTCACCCCAAAAAATTTAGTCCCATCAGGAAAACTactttaaattgttttataatgtAAGGTAGGTTGGTTAAAATCCAGCTTGGTTCAGTAGTTTTTTCAGTTGGATTTTTTTGAAGGGGTTTTAATATTATATGCACatttaatgtatataattaataatgtatgagaaaataaaaatatatagctaagaaatataagaaattgtCCCCATGTGAAAACTGgaaattaaatgaaaacaataCCTAGGTTAGAgtctaattttttgtttaattaattgtACAATCAAATCCATGCAAGTTCCCATCTAATTCCTCCGATGTTTCGTGTTCCACATAGTGTACTTCTTTCCTTTTCTGTTCAGCAATTTTCTTTTCCCCTTATCGTTTCGTTCATTTAAATGTGATTAATCAATCAGAATTATCAAAGAAATTGACTTTTGGTTTAGTGATAATTCAAGTCTAATTAATTGCCAAATTTCCGTGGTAGTAACCTCAATATCGTGTATAACTTGATAGCcaaaaaggaaaactaaaaagTGACTGAAAAAGACTCTTTGGCAGCATCTACACTATTTGTCATTAGTGACttgaaaaaacaattaaatgaaaaagttatttgtttttaactgtagaacatatattaatttagagaTGAAAAGGCTAATAATGTTGTCAAAACATCAACTAATACATCTAAATGTGTAATATGTTCTTCTGGTTATTCAAGCAAACACaacatttgtatatatttgaactattaAGTAAATCAATTAGTCAGTGCTAAATATAAACTCTTTTAACATTTAAGTTACGGAATTTGAAATAGAGTACTAGCATATATATGCTACACGCGGTACATCTCACATTCGAAAGTTAAATACACCAGTGTATATTTTTTCTCGAAAGAAAATACACTAATGTATGGAAATTCAgatgaacaaaataaataatactaattaatCATTGATCGGTTCAACTAGTATAAAGTTACAATGGAAGACGTTTTTTATAcacaatataaatttaattcaaatttgttttcaatttaattttttttttttttaagatttgttttgtttcaatgATTTTAGAAAATCTCAAGAAACAAcgataaaatagaaataaatatgaaaGACGATCTTTCTGTCGACAAATTGGAACATAGGTTTACGAGTTTGGCTTCAACTGAAAAATTAAATAGGGGTGATACAGAATTGAATTTGTATTTTGTCATGATTATATGGAAAACGTTAAAAGTAACACTATTTCTGAAAAGGGAATAGaggaaaaaagtaaaaactaaacCCGAAACGTAGAAGATGTGATTTTGTcgtatttatagaatttgacctatcaataaataaaacaaaaataagagaTGGTGTGTGTAGGGACAAAGGAGCAGTAGACAGTGAGAGATCGAATTATATAATCTGGTGGAAATGAAAGGAACAAAACTTAGCTGTCCTGAATTGGCGCCTCTGTTGTGGTTATAACTTATACACATGATTCCTCACGTTCTTCCTTACGCCATTtccaattcatcatcatcatcatcatttctaCTCTTGACTTTTAGCCAGCACAAAAATTACTTATTCGGATCAATTTAGATACGTGTTAACGGCAATGATCCTATCTATTATTTATTGTTGAATGAGTCTTAGTTTGGGTTCAGTGCCCAGACAATAGAAGACATCAACGTAGATATATATCTGGAACCTAACTGATCTTACAACTTTGATTGTACGAGACTACATTGATTGACATTGTTACTTATGTATTTAGGTTGCATGTCAAATTAATGTGTGTTTAAACGTTGGTATATAAGAATTAGCCATAAATGTAATATCCAAAATTtgaattttgtaattttaaactAAACTGAGATTATATGCTTTGGAAACTGATTACACATATTTTGATACCTTGGACAATTACATGTCTAGGTCAAAATAAGAAACAATTAGCGAATAGTACAACAGAGTTGATTTTGCTTTTGTAAGGTAGGTATGATGTGATGTACGTAGTTAGAAGGCCAAGTTAGTCACCTATCATCAGGCTTCAGGTGGTagaagttagattttttttttcctaaagtTACAGAATTTGAGTTTGAAGTGGTTAGGTTTAAATAGTTAGCCAATCTGAAGGTTAAATGTGTATTatgattttaacaaaaacagaaatataaGGCGAATAAGAAGATAATACGTTCCAATGGTTCGTTTCCGTGTACCGCAAGCTGTATGGATCATTATCTACGCAATTTGCTGTCTCGGTTTctgtttattttgtttctaaagAAGTGTCTACCAGGCAACAAAGCCAACCCTTCTTCCTTCCATGTCTCAATCTGTCTCTCCATCTAGCTCGTCTCTCTATCTGGCATTTTTGTGAACTTGTCATCCATTAATTAGAGACCCCAAACCGAAGCTCTAAGAGCATCATGGGTCTCTGTTTCTCTTCACCTAAGACCACCGGACATGAAACCAATCACCCAAACCCTATTCCACCTCCAGATATACCTAAACCGCAACCTCAGGAGAAGGGGGCAGAGAAGGTTTGTAAtacaaacaagaagaagacgaagaacaaCAAGATCCAATGGAGGCACGGAAAAGGGAATCCGTTTGTTAAGCGCATCGATTTTGGATACGCCAAGGATTTTGATAACCGATACACCATCGGGAAATTGCTCGGACACGGCCAGTTTGGTTTTACCTACGCTGCCACCGACAACAACAACGGTGATCCTGTAGCCGTCAAGAGAATTGATAAGGCCAAGGTAAAAACATCATACGGTTCACATAATCTATTTGTAAACCTAAAAATCCAAACCTAAATAACTTGATGCTTAGCGTACAAGTAAGCTCTGTTTACATAGTTTCATACTAAAAGTTCTTCCACTTGATTATGGTAATTTGGTGGGCAGATGACTCAACCGATTGAAGTAGAAGATGTGAAGCGAGAGGTTAAGATACTACAAGCTTTAGGTGGGCATGAAAATGTGGTTGGGTTTCACAATGTCTTTGAAGACAAGAACTACGTGTATATCGTGATGGAGTAAGCATCAAGCTATTCTCTCttttatcatcattttcttGTACTGCAAGAATCTTAAACTAATAATcatgttttatgtatttttattttcttaggtTATGTGAAGGTGGTGAGTTGCTAGATCGAATATTATCCAAGTAAGAGTAACAATTAGTTTGTGTTAATAAGAATGCTTAAACTCTATGTAGGAATTAGCTTTATGTGCATATGTTTCCCAGGAAAGATAGCCGTTACACCGAGAAAGATGCGGCGGTTGTGGTGAGACAAATGTTGAAAGTTGCAGCTGAGTGTCATTTACGCGGTCTTGTTCACCGTGACATGAAGCCAGAGGTAGGTATGGTTTCAATCTGATGCCTCAAAGTTGCAGATATTCATGGTGAAAGAATCTGAGTGTTTTCCTTCTACCATCTTTCCCTACAGAACTTTCTGTTCAAATCAACAGAAGAAGATTCATATCTAAAGGCTACAGACTTCGGTTTGTCAGATTTCATAAAGCCAGGTAAGAGTTTCAACTCTTGTCTCTTTCTcaggatgatgatgacgatgtgAATAATATGGCAGgaattttcacaaaaaaaaatggcaGGAATGAAGTTCCAGGACATAGTAGGAAGTGCGTATTACGTTGCACCTGAAGTGTTGAAACGTAGGTCAGGACCTGAATCAGATGTCTGGAGTATAGGAGTCATCACTTACATTCTGCTCTGCGGAAGAAGACCCTTTTGGGATAAGACACAAAACGGGATATTCAATGAGGTGTAGTAATCACAACCCAATCTATGATACGTATGTTCATGTTGGTGTTTATACTTActtggaaaataaataaaaaaacaggtCATGAGAAAGAAACCTGACTTCGAAACAAACCCGTGGCCAACCATCAGCGAGGGTGCTAAAGACTTTGTGAAGAAGTTGTTAGTAAAGGAGCCACGAGCACGGTTAACAGCAGCTCAAGCACTATGTATGTGATTCTTCATAgccattttttttggtttttgttatATTTACTGATCTGAGGTTGGTGTTTTGCAGCACACTCATGGGTGAGAGAAGGAGGTGAGGCTTCAGAGATTCCAATAGACATATCTGTTCTTGACAACATGCGTCAGTTTGTGAAGTTCAGCCGTCTTAAGCAGATTGCTCTGAAGGTAATCAAGaagcaaacaaaagaaaatagattGTGTTTCACTTTTATATGAGTTTTTGCTTTTAACTGGAGTGTGTTTTTTGAAAGGCTCTGGCG
It encodes:
- the LOC130511058 gene encoding calcium-dependent protein kinase 18 isoform X1, producing MGLCFSSPKTTGHETNHPNPIPPPDIPKPQPQEKGAEKVCNTNKKKTKNNKIQWRHGKGNPFVKRIDFGYAKDFDNRYTIGKLLGHGQFGFTYAATDNNNGDPVAVKRIDKAKMTQPIEVEDVKREVKILQALGGHENVVGFHNVFEDKNYVYIVMELCEGGELLDRILSKKDSRYTEKDAAVVVRQMLKVAAECHLRGLVHRDMKPENFLFKSTEEDSYLKATDFGLSDFIKPGMKFQDIVGSAYYVAPEVLKRRSGPESDVWSIGVITYILLCGRRPFWDKTQNGIFNEVMRKKPDFETNPWPTISEGAKDFVKKLLVKEPRARLTAAQALSHSWVREGGEASEIPIDISVLDNMRQFVKFSRLKQIALKALATTIDEDELDDLRDQFDAIDIDKNGSISLEEMRQALAKDLPWKLKDARVAEILQASICTSFQIDSNTDGLVDFTEFVVATLHVNQLEEHDSDKWEQRSRAAFEKFDIDRDGFITPEELRLQTGLKGSIEPLLEEADVDEDGRISIYEFRRLLRSASLKTRTVKSPPGYQLSRKM
- the LOC130511058 gene encoding calcium-dependent protein kinase 18 isoform X2 — protein: MGLCFSSPKTTGHETNHPNPIPPPDIPKPQPQEKGAEKVCNTNKKKTKNNKIQWRHGKGNPFVKRIDFGYAKDFDNRYTIGKLLGHGQFGFTYAATDNNNGDPVAVKRIDKAKMTQPIEVEDVKREVKILQALGGHENVVGFHNVFEDKNYVYIVMELCEGGELLDRILSKKDSRYTEKDAAVVVRQMLKVAAECHLRGLVHRDMKPENFLFKSTEEDSYLKATDFGLSDFIKPGMKFQDIVGSAYYVAPEVLKRRSGPESDVWSIGVITYILLCGRRPFWDKTQNGIFNEVMRKKPDFETNPWPTISEGAKDFVKKLLVKEPRARLTAAQALSHSWVREGGEASEIPIDISVLDNMRQFVKFSRLKQIALKALATTIDEDELDDLRDQFDAIDIDKNGSISLEEMRQALAKDLPWKLKDARVAEILQAIDSNTDGLVDFTEFVVATLHVNQLEEHDSDKWEQRSRAAFEKFDIDRDGFITPEELRLQTGLKGSIEPLLEEADVDEDGRISIYEFRRLLRSASLKTRTVKSPPGYQLSRKM
- the LOC108852530 gene encoding protein SMALL AUXIN UP-REGULATED RNA 9-like, with protein sequence MAIKKNKVAASQVASLKTILKRCSSIGKKNQGNCYFKDVPKGHFPVYVGQQRSRYVVPISWLAHPEFQTLLQLAEEEFGFEHDMGLTIPCDEVVFQSLISMFR